Proteins encoded in a region of the Prunus persica cultivar Lovell chromosome G4, Prunus_persica_NCBIv2, whole genome shotgun sequence genome:
- the LOC109948677 gene encoding uncharacterized protein LOC109948677 — protein MADELALIDVLVTEGDLTIYALNGLRIDFKEISPAIRARETAINFEELHDKLVDYEETLKRESTSSSGGDLRTPQFDGANYDFWAVKMETILIAHDLWDVVEVGVQPQPVLEEEEGSGGEGSKAEQVPVEAPTISREDRIKNAKALSLIQGALTDELFPRIRNEKTAKGAWDTLRREYRGDKKVRAVKLQAVRADFEYMRMTDGESLDSYLSKFFGTVNNLKSLGEDVSETRIVQKLLMSLGRKYKSIVSIIEETRDLDVLRVEEVITSVKVYDKREDLHDERDKLTGTEKAFSSLKVGNNQVHGTHKGSQSRPNQKWQGQDKKGSNWSQNGSLNNNNGSS, from the exons ATGGCAGATGAGCTTGCCTTAATCGATGTTCTAGTAACTGAAGGTGACTTGACCATCTATGCTCTTAATGGTCTTCGTATTGACTTCAAGGAGATTTCTCCAGCAATCCGCGCCCGAGAAACCGCCATCAATTTTGAAGAACTTCACGATAAGCTTGTTGATTATGAAGAAACTCTCAAGAGAGAAAGCACCA GTTCTTCAGGTGGAGATTTACGAACTCCACAGTTTGATGGTGCAAACTATGATTTTTGGGCTGTCAAAATGGAGACCATCCTCATAGCACATGATCTATGGGATGTAGTTGAGGTCGGAGTACAACCTCAGCCAGTTcttgaggaggaagaaggcTCTGGAGGTGAAGGAAGTAAGGCTGAGCAAGTTCCAGTGGAAGCACCCACCATCTCCAGAGAAGACAGAATCAAAAACGCCAAGGCACTAAGTCTCATTCAAGGAGCTTTAACTGATGAGCTCTTCCCTCGCATCAGAAATGAAAAGACTGCAAAAGGAGCTTGGGATACTCTGAGAAGAGAGTACAGAGGAGATAAAAAAGTAAGAGCAGTAAAACTTCAAGCAGTTAGAGCAGATTTTGAGTATATGAGAATGACAGATGGTGAAAGCCTAGATAGCTATTTGTCTAAGTTTTTTGGAACTGTGAATAATTTGAAATCACTTGGTGAAGATGTGTCTGAAACAAGAATTGTGCAAAAACTCTTGATGAGCCTAGGTAGAAAATATAAGTCCATTGTGTCTATCATTGAAGAAACTCGAGATCTTGATGTTCTTAGAGTTGAAGAAGTTATTACATCTGTCAAGGTCTATGATAAAAGGGAAGACTTGCATGATGAAAGGGATAAATTGACAGGAACTGAGAAAGCTTTCAGTAGCCTAAAGGTTGGAAATAACCAAGTTCATGGCACTCATAAGGGCTCACAAAGTAGACCAAATCAAAAGTGGCAAGGACAAGACAAAAAGGGATCAAATTGGTCTCAAAATGGAAGCTTGAACAACAATAATGGCTCAAGCTAG